The Rhinoderma darwinii isolate aRhiDar2 chromosome 11, aRhiDar2.hap1, whole genome shotgun sequence genome window below encodes:
- the LOC142663453 gene encoding deoxycytidine kinase 2-like isoform X1, with protein MATPPKRTCYSRDLDRSFHKRSKKLSIEGNIAAGKSTFVRILEKASDEWEVVPEPIAKWCNVQTTENDHEELSTSQKSGGNLLQMLYDKPTRWASTFQTYACLSRVRAQLKPASPKLREAEHPVQFFERSVYSDRYVFASSLFESGSINEMEWAIYQDWHTWLLNQFESEIELDGIIYLQATPERCMNRLHSRGREEEQGIELEYLESLHYKHEKWLYNRTLQLDFESLRHTPILVLDVNDDFKNDKIQQEALIDKVKDFLMCL; from the exons ATGGCCACTCCGCCGAAGAGGACGTGCTACAGCCGCGACCTGGACCGCAGCTTTCACAAGCGCAGCAAGAAGCTCTCCATAGAGGGTAACATAG CCGCTGGGAAATCAACGTTTGTCAGAATTCTGGAGAAAGCGAGTGATGAATGGGAGGTTGTGCCCGAACCCATAGCAAAGTGGTGTAACGTACAGACGACCGAAAACGACCATGAG GAACTTTCTACATCACAAAAGAGTGGCGGAAACCTCCTTCAGATGTTGTATGACAAACCAACACGGTGGGCTTCCACCTTCCAGACATACGCTTGCTTAAGCCGTGTGCGGGCTCAGCTGAAGCCGGCCTCTCCTAAGCTGAGGGAAGCCGAGCATCCGGTACAGTTCTTTGAGCGCTCGGTGTACAGTGATCG GTATGTCTTTGCCTCAAGCTTATTTGAATCCGGGAGCATCAATGAGATGGAGTGGGCGATCTATCAGGACTGGCACACGTGGCTTCTGAACCAGTTTGAGAGTGAAATTGAGCTGGACGGAATTATATATCTACAAGCAACTCCGGAG AGATGTATGAACAGACTTCATTCTCGAGGCCGAGAGGAGGAACAAGGCATTGAACTGGAATACTTGGAAAGCCTTCATTATAAACACGAGAAATGGCTGTACAACCGGACTCTACA GTTGGATTTTGAGTCCCTCAGACACACCCCAATTCTGGTCTTGGACGTCAACGATGACTTCAAAAATGACAAGATTCAACAAGAAGCATTAATTGACAAA gTTAAAGATTTTCTTATGTGCCTCTAA
- the LOC142663453 gene encoding deoxycytidine kinase 2-like isoform X2 — MCVTGWCGPLLLCLARCGYNAHLLLIAAGKSTFVRILEKASDEWEVVPEPIAKWCNVQTTENDHEELSTSQKSGGNLLQMLYDKPTRWASTFQTYACLSRVRAQLKPASPKLREAEHPVQFFERSVYSDRYVFASSLFESGSINEMEWAIYQDWHTWLLNQFESEIELDGIIYLQATPERCMNRLHSRGREEEQGIELEYLESLHYKHEKWLYNRTLQLDFESLRHTPILVLDVNDDFKNDKIQQEALIDKVKDFLMCL; from the exons ATGTGTGTGACAGGTTGGTGTGGCCCTTTACTACTCTGCCTGGCACGGTGTGGGTATAATGCCCACCTGCTCCTTATAG CCGCTGGGAAATCAACGTTTGTCAGAATTCTGGAGAAAGCGAGTGATGAATGGGAGGTTGTGCCCGAACCCATAGCAAAGTGGTGTAACGTACAGACGACCGAAAACGACCATGAG GAACTTTCTACATCACAAAAGAGTGGCGGAAACCTCCTTCAGATGTTGTATGACAAACCAACACGGTGGGCTTCCACCTTCCAGACATACGCTTGCTTAAGCCGTGTGCGGGCTCAGCTGAAGCCGGCCTCTCCTAAGCTGAGGGAAGCCGAGCATCCGGTACAGTTCTTTGAGCGCTCGGTGTACAGTGATCG GTATGTCTTTGCCTCAAGCTTATTTGAATCCGGGAGCATCAATGAGATGGAGTGGGCGATCTATCAGGACTGGCACACGTGGCTTCTGAACCAGTTTGAGAGTGAAATTGAGCTGGACGGAATTATATATCTACAAGCAACTCCGGAG AGATGTATGAACAGACTTCATTCTCGAGGCCGAGAGGAGGAACAAGGCATTGAACTGGAATACTTGGAAAGCCTTCATTATAAACACGAGAAATGGCTGTACAACCGGACTCTACA GTTGGATTTTGAGTCCCTCAGACACACCCCAATTCTGGTCTTGGACGTCAACGATGACTTCAAAAATGACAAGATTCAACAAGAAGCATTAATTGACAAA gTTAAAGATTTTCTTATGTGCCTCTAA
- the LOC142663453 gene encoding deoxycytidine kinase 2-like isoform X3, which yields MCVTAAGKSTFVRILEKASDEWEVVPEPIAKWCNVQTTENDHEELSTSQKSGGNLLQMLYDKPTRWASTFQTYACLSRVRAQLKPASPKLREAEHPVQFFERSVYSDRYVFASSLFESGSINEMEWAIYQDWHTWLLNQFESEIELDGIIYLQATPERCMNRLHSRGREEEQGIELEYLESLHYKHEKWLYNRTLQLDFESLRHTPILVLDVNDDFKNDKIQQEALIDKVKDFLMCL from the exons ATGTGTGTGACAG CCGCTGGGAAATCAACGTTTGTCAGAATTCTGGAGAAAGCGAGTGATGAATGGGAGGTTGTGCCCGAACCCATAGCAAAGTGGTGTAACGTACAGACGACCGAAAACGACCATGAG GAACTTTCTACATCACAAAAGAGTGGCGGAAACCTCCTTCAGATGTTGTATGACAAACCAACACGGTGGGCTTCCACCTTCCAGACATACGCTTGCTTAAGCCGTGTGCGGGCTCAGCTGAAGCCGGCCTCTCCTAAGCTGAGGGAAGCCGAGCATCCGGTACAGTTCTTTGAGCGCTCGGTGTACAGTGATCG GTATGTCTTTGCCTCAAGCTTATTTGAATCCGGGAGCATCAATGAGATGGAGTGGGCGATCTATCAGGACTGGCACACGTGGCTTCTGAACCAGTTTGAGAGTGAAATTGAGCTGGACGGAATTATATATCTACAAGCAACTCCGGAG AGATGTATGAACAGACTTCATTCTCGAGGCCGAGAGGAGGAACAAGGCATTGAACTGGAATACTTGGAAAGCCTTCATTATAAACACGAGAAATGGCTGTACAACCGGACTCTACA GTTGGATTTTGAGTCCCTCAGACACACCCCAATTCTGGTCTTGGACGTCAACGATGACTTCAAAAATGACAAGATTCAACAAGAAGCATTAATTGACAAA gTTAAAGATTTTCTTATGTGCCTCTAA